Within Quercus lobata isolate SW786 chromosome 5, ValleyOak3.0 Primary Assembly, whole genome shotgun sequence, the genomic segment CACATGCCCATAGCAGCATAAATAAGTAAATACCATTATTAACAGGTTAATGGAGGAGAGATCAAGATTGTTGGTTGTTCTTGCGTCTGGGTACTACAGGACTAGTTTAAGATTACAGGAGTTGCTGCAATAACTTAACTGATAGGCCTGATAGAATCCTTGAAGTATCTCTTGCCATTGAATAACTCCTTCATGTCATAACTGGTAGAATTTGGCTCAATCTGAGTTGTTAAAGTTGACAATTTTATATtagtaaaatgataaaacagTTTCATTTTGCATGATGAATAggtattttttatgttcatcaTTGTGAACGTGGAGTATTTTTTACCATCTTTAATAgaatattatttatcaaaaactaTATTGAAGGAGGCCCTTAACCACTAAAGGATGTTAAGAAATAAATTGGGAATGAGAAAAATTTATCAAGCTTGAGTGCATGAGATCATAGAATTCTTGTAGAGAACATTGGCATAAGAAATGATAGGTAAAGCTCTTCATATACTGATCAATTGATTAGTAGAAAGATGATAAATGGAATAGCAGTGTACAGAAACAAAACCAGATAAAGCTATATTAATACCGAAGAAAGGCTGATGGACTGGGAATGTACTGATGATAGATAGAATGGTAGACAAAATTATTTATGGAGTTGAttcgcatttttttttaaatacaacaTATAAGGACAGCTTTAAAACATGTGTAAGTGTGTGGAGGAAATAAAAGATGGAAATTTTGTGGAGACCATCTCTAAGCTTGGTAGCTTCACAaacacaaccccccccccccccccacacacacacacacacacacacacacacgttcTCTCTCCCCTTCTCAATTTCCTCTGTTTTTACCGTAGTTGTTAGCTTATGAAACATCATTGGTATTGATGGTTTGTTTCTTATACCAGATAGAAGAAGGTTCTCAAAACAGCGACCAACTGCTTGAGCATGATGGTGACCTTGAGAATGACCATGGAACTGAGCAATTATTTGAGATTGATGGTGATGACCATGAAGGCAATGACCTTGAGAATGAATGTGAGCAACTGTTTGAGATTGAAGGCAATGACCTTGAAACTGACAGGGATGATACAACCATAGTTGATTTTCAAAATGGCATATCTGAAAGAAAGGACTATCCCCCACCAGTTGTGGGGATGGAGTTTGAATCATATGATGATGCTTACAATTATTATAATTGCTATGCCAGGGAACTTGGATTTGCCATCAGGGTGAAGTCTTCTTGGACAAAACGCAACAGCAAAGAGAAGCGTGGTGCAGTGCTGTGTTGCAATTGTGAGGGTTTTAAAATGATTAAAGAAGCAAACAGTCGCAGGAAAGAAACTAGAACAGGTTGTCTTGCAATGATTAGGTTGAGGTTAGTGGAATCTAACAGGTGGAGAGTTGATGAAGTCAAGCTTGAACACAACCATTCATTTGATCCTGAAAGAGCGCAAAACTCCAAGTCACACAAGAAGATGGTGATTGGGGATAAAAGAAAGTTAGAACCAACTGTTGATGTGGAAGTACGTACAATCAAGTTGTATCGAACACCTGTAGTAGATGCAATGGGATATGGAAGCTCAAACTCTAATGAAGGAGAAGCTAACAACCATTTTGATCGTTCTAGGCGCTTGAAGCTTAAAAATGGAGATGCACAAGTCATTTATGATTACTTCTGTCGGGTTCAGTTAACAGATCCAAATTTTTTCTATGTGATGGATCTCAATGATGAAGGGCATTTGAGGAATGTGTTTTGGATTGATTCTAGGTCTAGGGCTGCATATGGTTATTTTGGTGATGTAGTAGTGTTGGACACAACATGCTTGTCAAACAATTATGATATTCCAGTCTTGGCATTTGTTGGTGTGAATCACCATGGGCAGTCTGTTCTGCTGGGTTGTGGTTTGCTTGCAGATGAAACGCTAGAAACATACATTTGGTTGTTTAGGGCATGGCTTACATGTATGTCTGGTCGGCCTCCTCAAACTATCTTAACAAACCAGTGCAGGGCCATGCAAACTGCAATTGCAGAGGTGTTTCCCAGAGCTCACCATCGATTTTGGTTGCCACTTGTAATGCAAAGCATGCTTGACAGTTTGAGTGAGTATCAAGAATATGATGCATTTCAGACAATATTGAGGAGGACGGTATATGACTCTATAAAAGTAGAAGAATTTGAAATGGCTTGGGAAGATATGATCCAGCGTTTTGGAGCAAGGGAACATGAGTGGCTTCGAATCCTGTATGAAGATCGAGAACGTTGGGTTCCAGTATACTCGAAAGACACATCATTCGCTGGAATGTCCAACTCTGAAATGGTTGGTACAGTGAGTGCTTTTTTCGACGGTTATATGTATCAACAAACTTCTTTGAAAGAATTCTTTCACATGTATGAGATAGTTCTACAAAAGAAGCATCAGAAAGAAGCTCTTGATGATCTTGAGTCAAGAGATTCAAGCGACATTTTGAAAACAAGTTGCTATTATGAGTTGCAGCTCTCTAAATTGTATACAAAAGAAATATTCCAGAAGTTCCAAGATGAGGTGGTGACGATGTCTTCTTGTTTTAACATAACACAAGCTCATACAAATGGACCTGTTGTAACATACATGGTGAAAGAACGTGATGGGGAGGAGATTCTGAGGGATGTCAGGAATTTTGAAGTTATGTATGATAAAGCAACAGCAGAAGTTCGCTGCATTTGCAGTTGCTTTAACTTCAAAGGCTATCTTTGCCGACATGCATTATGTGTCCTTACCTATAATGGTTTGGAGGAGATTCCGTATCACTATATTTTGTCAAGATGGAGGAAGGATTTTAAGCGTTTGTATGTGCCAGACCTTGGCTCCAATAATGTTGATACTACAAACCCGGTACAGTGGTTTGATCATTTGTACAGACGAGCCATGCAAGTTGTGGAGGAAGGGATGATATCACAAGATCATTATATGGTAGCTTGGCAAGCGTTTAAAGAGTCTTTGAATAAGGTCCGTCTTGTAGCAGAGAAGCACATGTAAAGTAGATAACActaataatagtaataacaatGTGGATAACTCTTTGcgtcaatttttttctctttcataaGGCAAAGTCTTCAATTTTATTCATGTAGCTGCCTTggtatctttatatatatattgaaaatgcaCAACAGCAAGCTTGATTACTAAAGATATTAtataacaatacaaatatacaatTACTATCGTCCTTTTTTATAACATTACAGACCTAATCAGGTAAGGATAGCAAATTGACAAAACCATTCTACCCCCCACATTGGATATATGGAGAGAGGACCATTTTCgagaattatattatttaatactTGCGGATTCCCCTTAATAGATTTTGGCTCAGTGAAAGGATGATTAGCAAGTTTCAAACCTTCATTTTAATTCCATATTTTACACACGGATGCCTATGTTAACAAAATCTCTACAACTGTGTAAGCCTTCAATAAAAATGGCTCGGTTAATGAAGATCTTTCAGTCTGATTTGAACTTTAAACCTTAGTTTgtacatgttttgtttttcatttcagATCATACTTTGAAGAGGGGTTACTCAATTGTGTGAGAACATGACATGGCTTAATTTTATAACATAAAACTTCAACTGGAGGAAAATCAAGGAAACCAAGAAAAGGATTGAGCAAAAAATCCAAGCCCAAATCATAAGGAAAATGGACTCCGAATATAAGGCTTTCCATTGAAATTGATTAAGTCAAttgataaacttttttttataacttgttGAGGAGATAAGTTGTGATTAGTTTAACACCACTTTAACATGAGAGTTTAGGATCTTAAAAAATTGACTAAAGAAGGGTATGATGTGCACTCTGTGTGGTTGTTGTCTGAAGTgtggagagagggagagagtagggaaaaaaaagaaaagaaaaaaaaatactagttaAAATTTGGAACATGGATGGGTATATAAAAGACAGCTTAATAGTATGactttaatagttttttttttttttttgagaatcagccCCATGAGGCAATTTTATTAGATAGCTAAAAGATCAGTTACAAAAACCTTATAAATATAAGGAGGAATAGACTCCATTCAAACTTACATGGGAAAAGAAAGTCTTGCTCTCTTGACtaaagcatgagccaaaacaTTACCTTGCCTAAGtgtataagagaaagaaaatctcTGTAAAGAGCTAACTGAAGACAATGTATCTTTCACAATGTGACCAAAAGACGATTGGGGCAGATTATTACTTCGAAGAGCATTGGTGGAAATTGCAGAATCTCCCTCAAAGATAGAGCTGTGCAGATCCAATTCCTTGATAAAAAGGACTGCTCTTCTAGCAGCAAGAGTCTCCACCAAAACCACAGAAGATGGCAAGGGAATAATTTCGGATAAAGCCGTCAAAACTTCTGCATTCAAATCTTCAAATATGGCCCCATCAAAGTTAGTTTTTAGCTCATCCGGGTCAGGTGGCTTCCAAACAATTTTGCTGGGGTGAGGTTTTTGCCGTAGTTTTTAGAAACAACTGAGTTGCTGGCAAACCAAACAAGAAACCTTATTCAAAGGTTCGATTCTATCTCCCAATCTGCTTTTATTCCACCGAGTCCATAAGGACCAGCAGGtcataacaaataaattcagCACCTCTTGGATCAACCAAGACTAACCCAAAGAGCTCAGCAAATGATTCCAATGGATGAGTTCCACCATTCAGTCCAATGAAGTCCCTGTTCCAAACTGACTTTATAGAATCACAGCCACAAACTGCATGAAGAATTGTTTCTGGTTCACGTTGACAGCTGCTACAAGTTGGAGAAGAAACCACTTTTCTCTTAAACAAATTTGCCAAGGTAGGCAGTGAGTTGGTACAAGCTCTCCACACAAAAAGATTTCACCTTACTGGGAACATTCAGCCTCCAAACAGCAGCCCAGAATTTCTTTGACGCCTCGGAGTTTGATGCCGAAGGTAAATTACTATGCTTCGAGTCACAAAGCAGACGATAGTCCGATTTTAATGAATATGATCTACTCATAGCTTTCAGCCACATCAGGATGTCTTCTTAGGGAGTCATACAAAGAGGGATATCTTTAATTCGTAGTGCCTCAAAAGGTAGAAGATCGATTATATTAACATTCCACCACCTTGTCTCTTCATCCACCAATATATCTACAGTAGCATCAATAGGTAACAGATTTGGTAGTGACACCACCATCCCATGCTCTTCACTAGGTAACCATTTGTCATGGTAAATTTGGATTGAGCTCCCATTCCCTACCCTCCACTTTGCCCCCATAGCTATAACCTTGCGAGCTTTTAGGATACTTCTCCAAGCGTTGGAACCTGAATTTACCTTGGCCTCAAACACGTTACCCAAAGGAAAATATTTCGCCTTAAATCCTTATAGAAAAGGGAATCTGTATCATATACTAGTCTCCAAATTTGTTTTGCTAACATCGCCTCATTGATTTTGGAAGACAACATTTCCCATTTAGTCCAGTGAATCTTTCTTCTATCTCCCCTTTGTCTCCACCAGAATTTTCAGATCATGGCCTCAATATCATCGCATAGACCGACAGGTAATTTAAAACAACTCATGGCAAAAGTTGGAATAGCTTGTATCATAGCTTTTAACAAAACTTCTCTTCTAGCTTGAGATAAAAGTTTTTCCTTCCATTCTTATAATTTCCCCTAGATCCTCTCCTTTATGTAGTTTaaactttctcttttattttttcccacCACAGCAGGCAAACCAAGGTACTTCTCatattctttgattttcaaGGACTCCCAACAACTCCTTGATATACTCTTTAGTAGCTGCATCTACGGATTTACCAAAAAACAGATTTGTTTTTGCCTTGTTAATCTGCTGACTAGATGCTTCTTCATAGAGGATCAAAATATCCTGGATTGCTTGGACATCACCCAATCTAGCTTGACAAAAGAGTAAAGTATCATCTGCGAAAAATAAATGGGAAATTCGCAGACCATGTTTGCATAAGGAGAAGCCCTTGAGATTTCCCAAATTTACCTTATGTTGGATAAGATCATTAAGGCCTTTAGAGTATAGTAGGAAGAGATAAGGTGACAAAGGGCCACCTTGACAAATCCCCCTTGTAGGCTATATATGACCCCTAGGTTCACCATTTATCAATAACTAGTCGCAGACCCGCGTGTTAGGCATGATAAATTTTGTCATGttagtgttattattattaatatttttctatgtATTACTACTCAAGTtgcattatatatgtatgaCCAATATATTGTAAGATTCATGGTGACTGTAGGTTTTGgttatgaaattaattttgtattattagaGACTAGTATTTGGAATAGAAAGAGGAAattttttgtagatttttttttttttaacataatttcTACCATATTTGGTTGGCTAATTTGTACATTTCCAAGTCAATTGAGCACATTTTGCATGTTACATGTAATTCTTTGTTTCCATAAGGGTTTTTTCTTGCATGCTTGGGATGTGAAATGTGTTTGTTCCAAAAGTTGTATGTCAAAGGATTTGTCGATAATAGTAGTTGTATTCCCTCATCATTTGATTCGCATAACAACACAATTGCAAGTccatattttgcatttttgtctCCTTCTATGTTGGCTTGAAGAAGGATTTCTTTCCCGCTATAGTTTGATCTTGGACAAAATATTTGTGAGCTTCGACCCAAAATAGTGCTTGTTTGTTTCCAGCCCTAAATCATTGATGAATGAGTTTTTCTTTATCCTTTCGAAGGAATAAAGGATTTTGGAGTAGTCTAATCAGATTGATGTAGtgaagaaattttgtttttttggttagcCGATTGAATTGCTTGTAGCTGTTTTTTAAAAACAGAAACACATTTTAAGAAATGaatgtgctaaaaaaaaatcaactggtAACAAAACATGACAATAATCATAtactaagtgtgtgtttggctccaaattataaagccaacttattttactatttaacttattttttctactattcatgggtcctactgtactattttagctaacttttacctttatctatagtactttcagcaaaaagttttcagttttagcaaaataaatggATTCCAAACAAACTCTAAGGATGACACGTgaatattattatcatcataaTTGCAATACTAGATCCATGAagtcaaagttttttttttttttttcaaaaatataaaaatgactctAGAACTGTGCACGACTTCATTGtataaagttaataaaaagagaaaaatataggactacaatattttttgagACAATTTTGGATGTGGTAGATTGTGATTAGTAGAGAAAACGTTGAGAGTTCATGTGATAGTAATAGACACCAATTGTGAATTTAAATTTGTGTACCTCGTTTTGATATTGCTTAAAAATTTTGGCGATTGTCTTCCAACATTGGAAAATATTTCGAGTAATAATTCTGTAGGTAATTCATGCTGTACGCTCATTTTCATGATTGTGTAGAGAgtatttttatgatatttttggtttgtattttttgaagttgtttAGGATTGTAATTTAtagtgttttgtttgttttatggATGCGTGATTGTTTAAGTTATTAgcaattatttttcatttttttttgtgtgaatagAAGCCTTTCATATACCCTCCACTATAAAGCTTAAATCTTATtgtattgaatatatatttcaattgtAACTTACGTTTAATGTTCCTCTCCATAAAGGGTATCAT encodes:
- the LOC115988671 gene encoding protein FAR1-RELATED SEQUENCE 8-like — its product is MTDDTTFSPSDHALSPCPNLDITIEEGSQNSDQLLEHDGDLENDHGTEQLFEIDGDDHEGNDLENECEQLFEIEGNDLETDRDDTTIVDFQNGISERKDYPPPVVGMEFESYDDAYNYYNCYARELGFAIRVKSSWTKRNSKEKRGAVLCCNCEGFKMIKEANSRRKETRTGCLAMIRLRLVESNRWRVDEVKLEHNHSFDPERAQNSKSHKKMVIGDKRKLEPTVDVEVRTIKLYRTPVVDAMGYGSSNSNEGEANNHFDRSRRLKLKNGDAQVIYDYFCRVQLTDPNFFYVMDLNDEGHLRNVFWIDSRSRAAYGYFGDVVVLDTTCLSNNYDIPVLAFVGVNHHGQSVLLGCGLLADETLETYIWLFRAWLTCMSGRPPQTILTNQCRAMQTAIAEVFPRAHHRFWLPLVMQSMLDSLSEYQEYDAFQTILRRTVYDSIKVEEFEMAWEDMIQRFGAREHEWLRILYEDRERWVPVYSKDTSFAGMSNSEMVGTVSAFFDGYMYQQTSLKEFFHMYEIVLQKKHQKEALDDLESRDSSDILKTSCYYELQLSKLYTKEIFQKFQDEVVTMSSCFNITQAHTNGPVVTYMVKERDGEEILRDVRNFEVMYDKATAEVRCICSCFNFKGYLCRHALCVLTYNGLEEIPYHYILSRWRKDFKRLYVPDLGSNNVDTTNPVQWFDHLYRRAMQVVEEGMISQDHYMVAWQAFKESLNKVRLVAEKHM